The following are encoded together in the Tripterygium wilfordii isolate XIE 37 chromosome 3, ASM1340144v1, whole genome shotgun sequence genome:
- the LOC119986725 gene encoding uncharacterized protein LOC119986725, whose translation MAISKLHMEKYRPKPGNIMSSIIMYTVNTAAKMLVSVAASAKADLSRRWRPADHLRFMGMLMTWVTVWFLRVLMDYVPFVSLTSSPHKLLGGLSSFGLFDLALPCGTSSNSSSWDYFLSEGGDDPSLDGLGRSLTHILEILNDIPATSRKYQFAMAMADKIMEGNARYGNVELMEVNRTALASAFSRTSSLLYRTLQQTIEPDDSATWTSLIVRRLPLGSYIAPYMKGLHFCLNSVSTVIQTLGTFKDQLIEKSRRRRRPRGAREWEIAEEELAEVAAEKLGQELLWITHKLKAYDAVGEALVQWSFASGLASVALSVDSRIQSFILKISAILFVELVREDLIVSQQVKYRMLVLWLPLLCHASNGLTYPVLTSYEKAETERAMDEAIMSLPAADQEVILNNWIQDFTVSASEWPNLQTSYDHWCESTRELLA comes from the exons ATGGCAATATCAAAGCTACATATGGAGAAATACAGGCCCAAACCAGGCAACATCATGAGCTCAATCATCATGTATACAGTCAATACAGCCGCGAAAATGCTCGTTTCGGTGGCGGCGAGTGCCAAGGCGGATCTGAGCAGGAGGTGGAGGCCTGCGGACCATTTGAGGTTCATGGGGATGCTCATGACTTGGGTTACTGTTTGGTTTCTTAGGGTTTTGATGGACTATGTCCCTTTTGTTTCTTTAACATCTAGCCCTCATAAACTTCTTGGAGGATTGTCTTCCTTTGGATTGTTTGACTTGGCACTACCGTGTGGAACTTCTTCTAATTCTTCTTCATGGGATTATTTCCTGAGTGAAGGAGGTGATGATCCTTCTCTTGACGGCCTCGGCAGGTCTCTAACGCAC ATACTTGAAATATTGAATGACATACCAGCCACGTCAAGGAAATACCAATTCGCAATGGCAATGGCAGACAAAATCATGGAAGGCAACGCACGGTACGGTAACGTCGAACTCATGGAGGTCAATCGGACGGCATTGGCTTCAGCATTCTCACGCACATCCAGCCTCCTATACCGTACACTCCAACAAACAATCGAGCCCGATGATTCTGCCACGTGGACTTCACTCATTGTTCGGAGACTTCCACTTGGGTCCTACATTGCGCCTTACATGAAGGGACTCCATTTCTGTCTCAATTCGGTTTCTACGGTGATTCAAACGCTAGGGACTTTTAAGGATCAGCTGATTGAGAAGTCGCGCCGGCGGAGGCGGCCTAGGGGAGCGAGAGAGTGGGAGATTGCGGAGGAGGAGTTGGCTGAGGTGGCGGCGGAGAAGCTTGGGCAGGAGCTGCTTTGGATTACTCATAAACTCAAGGCTTATGATGCTGTTGGTGAGGCTTTGGTGCAATGGAGTTTCGCTTCCGGTCTCGCTTCGGTTGCTCTCTCTGTTGACTCTAGAATTCAGAGCTTCATTCTTAAAATTTCAG CAATATTGTTTGTAGAGCTTGTAAGAGAGGACTTGATAGTTTCGCAGCAAGTGAAATACAGGATGCTGGTTCTGTGGCTTCCATTGCTTTGCCATGCAAGCAATGGACTAACATATCCAGTCCTAACAAGTTATGAGAAGGCAGAAACAGAGAGAGCCATGGACGAAGCCATCATGAGCTTACCTGCCGCAGATCAAGAGGTTATTCTCAATAATTGGATCCAAGATTTCACAGTGTCTGCTTCGGAATGGCCAAATCTTCAAACTTCCTACGATCATTGGTGTGAATCTACTCGCGAACTTCTTGCTTGA
- the LOC119993018 gene encoding histone H3.3-like has translation MDNDSKDAFGYYCLTEDPTELLIQKLPFQRLVREIAQDFKMDLRFQSSVVAALQEAAEAYLVGLFEDTNLCAIHAKRVTIMPKDIQLARRIRGERA, from the exons ATGGACAATGATTCTAAGGATGCATTTG ggtattat TGCCTCACTGAAGATCCAACTGAGCTGTTGATCCAGAAACTCCCCTTCCAGAGGCTGGTGAGAGAAATCGCGCAGGATTTCAAGATGGATCTCCGTTTCCAGAGTAGCGTCGTCGCAGCACTGCAAGAGGCAGCCGAGGCTTACTTGGTGGGTCTGTTTGAAGATACTAATCTCTGTGCGATTCATGCCAAGCGTGTGACTATTATGCCTAAAGATATTCAGCTTGCTCGTAGAATCAGGGGTGAGAGAGCCTAG
- the LOC119995438 gene encoding sugar transport protein 10-like: protein MAGGAFVSSGEGANHEGQVTVFVIISCMVAAMGGLIFGYDIGISGGVTSMEEFLTKFFPSVYRKEISDGASQNQYCKFDSQMLQLFTSSLYLAALVASFLASVITRMFGRKISMFIGGVVFLVGAILNGAATNLAMLIIGRVLLGVGVGFANQSVPVYLSEMAPAKIRGALNIGFQMAITIGILVANLVNYGTSKMKGGNGWRISLGLAAVPAIMMSVGSLFLPDTPNSLIERGQTDKAKKMLQKIRGTDAVDQEFQDLIEASDAAKQVEHPWRNIMEPRYRPQLVITCCIPFFQQLTGINVIMFYAPVLFKTLGFGDDASLMSAVITGLVNVLATIVSVVCVDRFGRRALLLEGGTQMFVCQIAVGVVLGLTFGTSGQGSLPKGAADFVLFLICAYVAAFAWSWGPLGWLIPSEISPLEIRSAGQAINVSVNMFFTFVIAQAFLSMLCHMKFGLFFFFAAFVLIMTIFVYSLLPETRMVPIEEMNGVWKSHWFWGKYIPDDAPGTSHSAPLPPGKQV, encoded by the exons ATGGCTGGAGGAGCTTTTGTTTCTAGTGGTGAGGGTGCCAACCATGAGGGTCAGGTCACTGTGTTTGTGATCATTTCTTGTATGGTTGCTGCCATGGGTGGTCTCATTTTTGGATATGACATTGGAATCTCAG GAGGGGTGACTTCGATGGAGGAGTTCTTGACAAAGTTTTTCCCATCAGTGTATAGAAAAGAGATTTCAGATGGTGCCAGTCAAAACCAGTACTGCAAATTTGATAGTCAGATGCTCCAGTTGTTCACCTCTTCCTTGTACCTGGCAGCACTTGTTGCTTCTTTCCTTGCTTCTGTAATAACCAGGATGTTTGGTCGAAAAATATCGATGTTTATCGGAGGGGTTGTCTTCCTTGTGGGTGCTATTCTCAATGGTGCCGCTACTAATCTCGCAATGCTGATCATTGGCCGCGTATTGTTGGGTGTAGGCGTTGGTTTCGCGAATCAG TCAGTACCCGTTTATCTATCTGAAATGGCACCAGCGAAGATCAGAGGAGCTCTGAACATTGGCTTTCAGATGGCAATTACAATTGGCATACTAGTCGCTAACCTTGTGAATTACGGCACATCAAAGATGAAGGGAGGAAATGGGTGGAGGATTTCCTTAGGTCTTGCGGCAGTACCTGCAATAATGATGAGTGTTGGATCTCTCTTCCTACCCGACACACCGAATTCCCTGATTGAGAGAGGCCAAACTGACAAGGCAAAGAAGATGTTACAAAAGATTAGAGGCACTGACGCTGTGGACCAGGAGTTCCAAGATCTTATCGAAGCAAGTGATGCAGCGAAGCAAGTTGAACATCCCTGGAGAAATATCATGGAGCCAAGATACAGACCTCAACTTGTCATTACTTGCTGCATCCCATTCTTTCAGCAGCTAACTGGCATCAACGTGATTATGTTTTATGCTCCAGTTCTCTTCAAGACCTTGGGATTTGGTGATGATGCTTCTCTCATGTCTGCGGTTATTACAGGCCTTGTTAATGTCCTAGCCACAATAGTTTCTGTTGTCTGCGTCGATAGGTTTGGTAGACGGGCCCTGTTGCTTGAAGGAGGCACACAGATGTTTGTTTGCCAG ATTGCTGTTGGAGTTGTGCTAGGCTTGACGTTTGGGACCAGCGGTCAAGGTTCATTGCCGAAAGGTGCTGCAGATTTTGTGTTGTTCTTGATATGTGCATATGTTGCAGCATTTGCATGGTCTTGGGGTCCATTAGGGTGGTTGATACCCAGTGAAATATCACCTCTAGAGATCCGATCAGCGGGGCAAGCAATCAATGTCTCAGTGAACATGTTTTTCACCTTCGTAATAGCTCAAGCTTTCCTCTCCATGCTTTGCCACATGAAGTTTggtctcttctttttctttgctgCATTTGTGCTAATAATGACCATCTTCGTCTATAGCCTCTTGCCTGAGACCAGAATGGTCCCCATTGAAGAGATGAATGGTGTATGGAAATCACATTGGTTCTGGGGCAAGTACATTCCAGATGATGCTCCAGGTACAAGCCACAGCGCCCCGCTTCCTCCAGGCAAGCAGGTTTGA
- the LOC119989726 gene encoding pentatricopeptide repeat-containing protein At5g08305-like — protein sequence MLKNAPLLSRNSVLNQTLFSLLERCKTMSELKQIHALAITSCVSQDDPVVSSILTFSALSDSGNADYAYRVLLYLSNPSIFSWNTVIRGYSNSKNPNRSISVFVEMLRFGLSPDYLTYPFLAKASARLLRRELGVSVHGHIVRTGFECDRFIQNSLIHMYASCRDILYARKVFDGITNKNSVSWNSMLDGYAKCCNVSMARKLFEVMPERDVVSWSSLIDGYVKSGEHREALAIFERMCTSGPRANEVTMVSVMCACAHLGALDKGKMMHGYMIDCGLPLNLVLRTSLIDMYAKCGAIEEAMAVFRGIPVRSTDVLLWNSMIGGFAMHGFVRESLGLFTEMQISGIRPDEITYLCLLSACAHGGLVKEAWNVFECIEKQGMTAQSEHYACMVDVLARAGQVAEAYQFLCQKPLEPTASMLGALLNGCMNHGKLDLAEIIGRKLIELEPNHDGRYVGLANAYAVVRRWDEARTMREAMERRGVKKTPGFSFLEMSGAVHRFIAHDKLHPYSEKIYIMLNFLVGQMKLDADSENQEYFLYEIGGV from the coding sequence ATGTTGAAGAATGCACCACTATTGTCCAGAAATTCTGTTCTAAATCAGACTTTATTTTCACTTCTTGAGAGATGCAAGACAATGTCCGAGTTGAAACAAATTCATGCTCTTGCAATCACTTCTTGCGTCTCCCAGGATGACCCAGTCGTTTCAAGCATCTTAACTTTCTCTGCACTCTCTGATTCAGGAAATGCCGATTATGCTTACCGGGTTTTGTTATATCTTTCAAACCCATCAATCTTCAGCTGGAACACAGTCATTAGAGGCTATTCAAACAGCAAGAACCCGAATCGTTCGATATCTGTTTTTGTGGAAATGTTACGATTTGGGCTCTCACCGGACTATTTAACGTACCCTTTTCTTGCGAAGGCGTCGGCACGTCTATTGAGGCGAGAACTTGGTGTGTCCGTTCATGGCCACATTGTGAGAACTGGGTTTGAGTGTGACAGGTTTATACAGAATTCTCTGATACATATGTACGCCTCCTGTCGGGACATTCTGTACGCACGCAAGGTGTTTGATGGAATCACGAACAAGAACTCAGTTTCGTGGAATTCCATGCTGGATGGGTATGCTAAGTGTTGCAACGTTTCGATGGCTCGCAAACTGTTTGAGGTAATGCCTGAAAGAGATGTTGTGTCGTGGAGTTCTTTGATTGATGGTTATGTTAAGAGCGGGGAGCACAGAGAGGCATTGGCCATTTTTGAGAGAATGTGTACCTCAGGCCCTAGAGCCAATGAAGTGACTATGGTGAGTGTAATGTGTGCTTGTGCACATTTAGGAGCACTTGATAAAGGAAAGATGATGCACGGTTATATGATTGATTGCGGATTGCCATTGAATTTAGTTTTGCGCACTTCTCTTATAGATATGTACGCAAAATGTGGTGCAATAGAGGAGGCCATGGCTGTGTTCCGTGGGATTCCTGTGCGTAGTACCGATGTGTTGCTTTGGAACAGCATGATTGGGGGGTTTGCGATGCATGGTTTTGTTCGAGAGTCCCTAGGATTGTTTACAGAAATGCAGATATCTGGGATCAGACCGGACGAGATTACATATTTGTGCTTGTTGAGTGCTTGCGCTCACGGTGGATTAGTCAAGGAAGCTTGGAATGTCTTTGAATGTATTGAGAAACAGGGCATGACTGCTCAGAGTGAGCACTATGCCTGCATGGTGGATGTTCTGGCACGAGCCGGTCAAGTAGCAGAAGCATATCAATTTTTATGCCAAAAGCCCCTGGAGCCAACAGCTTCGATGTTGGGTGCGCTGCTAAATGGATGTATGAACCATGGAAAATTGGATCTTGCAGAAATAATTGGAAGAAAGCTTATAGAGTTGGAACCGAATCACGATGGTAGGTATGTCGGCTTAGCAAATGCTTATGCTGTGGTCAGACGCTGGGACGAAGCAAGAACCATGAGAGAAGCCATGGAGCGAAGAGGTGTGAAGAAGACTCCCGGATTTAGTTTTCTGGAGATGTCTGGTGCTGTTCATAGATTCATAGCACACGATAAATTACATCCTT
- the LOC119993012 gene encoding E3 ubiquitin ligase BIG BROTHER-related-like, which produces MEGNAKVGFGDGKTNNGEQEQRENSNLNNEQETIASIEAVPERAYMMLRMNNDGSDYRSWDGSYLHDDEDDFGDLDADTDVDEDEYDGTDADAFDVNAHSDREDNNPSIEFDPAVHSSDEAYARALQEAEEREIATRLLALAGINDGEIDNTEDHGGNSQDNWDVVDPDQLSYEELLALGEVLGSESRGLSADTIASLPSVNYKAGSSQNENNDSCVICRLNYEDGETLTVLSCKHSYHSECINNWLKMHKVCPLCSAEVSISGHS; this is translated from the exons ATGGAGGGCAACGCGAAAGTAGGTTTTGGTGATGGAAAGACGAATAACGGTGAGCAAGAACAACGAGAGAACTCTAATTTGAATAATGAACAAGAAACGATTGCATCGATTGAGGCGGTGCCA GAAAGGGCATACATGATGTTAAGGATGAACAACGATGGTAGCGATTATAGAAGTTGGGATGGAAGTTATTTGCATGATGATGAGGACGATTTTGGTGATCTTGATGCGGATACTGATGTGGATGAGGATGAGTATGATGGCACTGATGCAGATGCATTTGATGTGAATGCTCATTCTGATCGAGAGGATAACAACCCCAGCATTGAGTTTGACCCAGCCGTCCATTCAAGTGATGAGGCTTATGCTAGAGCCCTTCAGGAGGCcgaagagagagaaattgcCACTAGATTGCTGGCACTTGCTGGGATAAATGATG GAGAAATTGACAACACTGAGGATCATGGTGGTAACTCTCAG GATAATTGGGACGTAGTTGATCCGGATCAACTCTCATATGAG GAGTTGCTTGCTCTGGGTGAAGTGCTTGGAAGTGAAAGCAGAGGGCTTTCAGCTGATACTATTGCATCTTTGCCTTCAGTGAACTACAAAGCAGGAAGTAGTCAGAAtgaaaacaatgattc GTGTGTTATATGCCGGTTGAACTATGAAGATGGTGAGACCTTGACAGTGCTTTCTTGCAAACATTCCTATCATTCTGAATGCATTAATAATTGGTTAAAGATGCACAAG GTCTGTCCTCTTTGTAGTGCTGAGGTCTCCATCTCCGGGCATAGCTAG